The genomic segment GCGTCGCGCAACAAGTCTCGGACCCGGTATCCGGTCCAGGTGGCGTTCGAGATGAGGTCACCGCCGACAGGATTCGACACGCAGGTCAGCGTCACGACCTTCTCGATCGGCTCGAACTTCTTGAGGTCGTCGAAGGTGTAGGTGAGTTCACGGTCGACCATCCCGTGGATGCGCAACCGGAAGTCGGCGCGCGAGAGCTGCGGGACGCTCAAGGCGGTGTCGATGCGGTAGAAGTCGCCGTTGGACGTGATGAAGCTGGGCAGCTGGACGCCGGCCGGCGTGACGTTGGAGGGAACCGGTGACGGCGGCGGCGCCGACGGCAGGGCGAAGTTGTCCCGATCGCCGGAGACACTGTGTAGCCGCCGGCTGATCACCGTGCCCGCGACACCGCCGAGGACCCCGAGGGCGACGAACCCGAGCGTCGCCAGTGACAGCCGGCGGCCCGGATCCACTCCGGCGGCGTCGGTGGCGGGGGTGGCTCGACCCTCCGCGATCCGGCCGGAGGTGAGCAGACGCAGCACCACAATCCCGCAGACCGCGCCGAGCAGGGTGGGGATGATGTCGACGGGTCGGGCTCCCGGACGCGCCAGCACCGCGACACTGCCGGCGATGGCGGCGAGCAGGAAAGCGATGGTGCCGACCGGGATGCGGGACCGCTCCCAGATCGCGGCGGTGGCCGCGAGCACGGCGACCACCGCGATCACCGCGACCGACAGGAACAGTTTGTCGGCGGTGCCGAAGGTCTGGATCGCCCATTCCTTCACCGGTCCGGGCGTCGCGTTGATGACCGCGGT from the Mycolicibacterium crocinum genome contains:
- a CDS encoding molybdopterin-dependent oxidoreductase produces the protein MAQTTTGLRMGAGVAAAAVALGVVQLTAAFFSPAADARTAVGTAVINATPGPVKEWAIQTFGTADKLFLSVAVIAVVAVLAATAAIWERSRIPVGTIAFLLAAIAGSVAVLARPGARPVDIIPTLLGAVCGIVVLRLLTSGRIAEGRATPATDAAGVDPGRRLSLATLGFVALGVLGGVAGTVISRRLHSVSGDRDNFALPSAPPPSPVPSNVTPAGVQLPSFITSNGDFYRIDTALSVPQLSRADFRLRIHGMVDRELTYTFDDLKKFEPIEKVVTLTCVSNPVGGDLISNATWTGYRVRDLLRDAGIHSDADMVLSTSVDGFTAGTPVEALTDGRDAMLAIGMNGVPLPVEHGYPARLVVPGLYGYVSATKWVVDLELTRFDKVQAYWSKLGWSERGPIKTESRIDVPRDGQKVGKGPATFGGVAWAQNRGVKAVEVRIDDGPWQPAQLGAAYSNDTWRLWSFPWTATQTGTHSITVRATDNTGAVQTEDQAPPAPDGATGWHSVSFEVV